TTTCGATATCCCGCTGAAATCCGGCGGGCtggatattaaaattaaattacgcGATTGAACGAACATCACTCGATGTTAATAGAATAATTGAAACGACCCGATCGATTGCTAATTAACGTccgatataatattattttagcgTGCGAACTTCTAAATTAAACACATCGTATAGGCCACGGTTTCGATAATACACTCCAATCTCTCTCCTCCCCCTCTCCTTTCCTCTTCTTTCCCCCCGATTGAAGCAAATTATTTCCCCTATTAATTCGCTTGGAATCAACTTTGCCGGTCCGGCGAATCGCGCGTCATCTTGTAACTTACCTATTTACGAGGAGCATGTTTCTGCAAGCTATGCCGTTTTAAATCGTATCCAAGCGAAACATTCGTCGAGCGAGGTCGAGGTTCGGCTTTATTGGATATTGGAAAACGTCCCCATCTCTCTCCGGTGCGGCTGTAAAGGCTGGTCCTTGGAGATCAACGGGATCCTGTGGCCACCTACGATCATTGTTCAGACCTACGGCTATTCCAGGTCAATCCACGGGATCCGTGGAAAGGCCGGCTTTACGAGGCCTCACCCCCGTTGACGAACGACACGCTGACTCCCGTAAATTTTCAAACTTCCTCCCTGCATTATGTATAGCCGTCCAGGCAGCCTTCCCACCCTCCACCTCTTCCTCCTCGATCCTCGCGAATCGCAAGATTGAAAACTGACATCCTCGCTGACGTATTACACCGACTCGCGCGAAGAACGGAGAAAAAGCGACGAAGATGAACGACGACTCTGTCCTTCGCCGATATCAAAGGCGAAGGTGATCGCGAAAGCAACCGCAAACcgttttttctttcatttacgGTGGGAAAGGATCGCGGTGAGTTACTCGATTCGCGATATCTATGCCTTACCGTCGATACGTTACACCGATCTATGTCATTGCGCTTTATTATCGAGCTAGTAAGTACTTCCGGTCGTTGGGATAGAAACAATGTCACTACGGGAACCGTGAACGACAAATGTAGATGGTTTATCCCGAGTAGAAAGCAGGACTGTTATAAAAGAACGTGGCGGTTTTTCACGAGCCTGCCCCGCTGGCGGGAAAGGAACCTCGCCGTTCCTCTCGGGTCGTTTGTTTGATTAACGGAAGAGATCGGTCGACGTTGGCGAAAAGTTGAGCATCGTGTCGACGGAAATATCTTGAACCGCCTGGCGGAACCGATGAAATCGCGCGAGCGCGTTTGCATTCTGGGCACCGTTAAAATCGAGTAAAAAGAAACAATCGGCGAAATGGAAGTGGAGGGAAAAGCAAATCGAGTGGCTCGCGGTGTCCTTTGCTCCGCGAGTTTCGTTCGAGCGTATTTTCGCTTACGAAATATCAATTTCGATTGTTTCCCTTGAACGTTTTCACTCGCTGCAAAAAATCCCCAGCCGCTCCATCAGCGTAGAAACTCGAGTGCTTTTACGCCGAAACGTCATGGTTTCTTTTATTCTATTAAAGCAAAACGAAAATAGCGCACTCCCCCGCGATACGCGGCGGTTTAGCTTTCGCGGAGGCTGCTTAACGCTTTTCCAAGTAACCCCGATTCCTTCGCGATTTCACACAAGCCGAGCTCGAGTAGTAATGTAATCAATATCCGTGTAATCGGTTGCCAGGTATCGTTACTAGCGGCCTCGGGCTACGCTCGATAAAACCGTAGAACAACCAGCTGATGACTTTTATACTTTCCCATCTGTTTAATATAAAGTATCGAGGGCTCGATTAATTGCACGTCAACGAAGAACGCTTGGTGGAAAATCGATAATTCCGTAATCGGGACGCGACGAAAAATGGTTAAAAGCCCGTTCTCGATGACTTCCGAACGCGTACGATCCCGGAATATTCCCGTGAAATCGCTAAACAGAGGGATTAACGCGGCGACTAACTTTTTACCTGACGCGATCCTAATTAATTAGCGAGGATCGAAGCGCCGGTTAAGAGTTATGAACGTGATAAACACTCGACAAGAATAAGTACGATCTTCGAGTTGCTCGACGAGTTTAAAATCGCATAAAATGGGTCTTCAGTTCCCGCGTATCTGGGTCAAAAAGCGGAGGGATGAATCGGAGAAAATCTTTACGCGATGCTTCTCGTAAAAAGGTAGATATAATTTCCTGTGCTagataaatttttttttcccCTCCCCATCGAGTGTTCGACGTTTCGCCATAAACTCTACAGCGAAAATGACACAACGCGCGCGCGTAGTATCCTCTTTGTTGCATTCTCGTCTACTCCTCGTACCCGATAGCCAAGTATCTGGCAAATTAGCCATCCAAACCGAATGCGCTTTTTATCTCTTTGATATTCTTTTACGCGATCATGCCAGCCACCCTTCCTTTCTCCGTTTTCCTCTTCCGTCGCCATTTCCTTGCCAACTTATGACTTCACGTGGAACTTTTACCATCGGCAAGCGTTCCTTCTGTTTTTCTATCTCCCTATATACCTCCCGGTATCTATCGAGTACGACTTCCTCCCCACGTCCCGATCCGCTTCCGTTTTCCTTCCGTTTCCCTCCCCTTTCCCTTCCGTTCCTACGACCTCgcttaattttatttcttccatTCCTCGCGCTTATCGTAACGTCTGTGTTCCACCAAACACACGCTTTCCAGGCTCCTCGACGAGTATCGCCGAAAGTTACGACACACCTCGAACTCCGCTTGCGATCCGCTCGAAAGCAACAAGCGAACAGGTGAAAATCACTCGAGAGATACCCTCTTTCGTCCGTCGCGTATTACATACTCGAGCGAGGGTTTAATGGAAAACGCGCGCGACTTTCAgagtaattgaaaaatttgtcgAAATCTCAGAGAGAGTTTGTTCCGTGTTCAGCGAAACTGCCCGCGGCCACAAGATATTTCGTTTCATGGTACATTTGCGAGATGTCTTTTAATTAAAGAGCCGTGCGCCATCATCGCGTAATTAGCATTGTTTCGTTTTAATCGGTGCTTGTTTTAAAGTGGAATTCGGTGAGCCGCGCGGCCATCACCGAGCAAATCGAGCAGCACTTTCCTCGCAATTATCGCGTTGTAATGCGCGATCGCTCGCATCGAACCGGCGAAATTAGGCAGAAACCCGTTAATCGTGTCTGCGGAAAGATCAACGAGATAACGTTTCGCGGCGTGCTCGTTAAtttattgcaatacgaaacGGAACGGGAGCGAAACGGGAGCGAAACGGGAACGAAACGGGAACGAAACGGGAACGAAACGGGAACGAAACGGGAACGAAAAGGATAAAGGAAAAGGGGTGGAATCTTGGTTCGCCGAGGAATTCGACGAGGGTGATATCAGTTTCATGGACGAGACGCGGACCGATTCGGGATAACGATGGAAAAAGTGCCAACTACCGACGACAAACAAGCGCGGAATCTAATTTTCCGCTGTTTCGAGCCCGATTCCCGCGCGTTTCCACGATTTTCCCTAATAAACCTTGTTCATCCGCGACGTTTAACGAATCGCCGGTCCGCGTTGGACGTCGAAACGCAATCGTTGACGGAAGCGATCCGCTGGCAAACAATTACCACGGTATCAGCCGCAAAATTCGCGTTACAAGCGGCCAACTAGACCTGACTGGCAAATAGGCAGCGACATTTCGCGAAACTGCTGTTTAATATAAACGTTAACAGCGTACGTGTTTAATATTTCGCGACGCCGGCCGCAAAATCGAAGTAACCGCTGTGCATGTAGAATTTCGATTAATTTGCCGTAATGTTCGATCGAGCACGACCGCCAAATAGATCGGCGAACGTTTCGCGTGGTCATTAACGCGTGTCGcgcggagggagagagagagaggaaatcgAGGCGACGAGGAGGAAATTTGCGGCGGAAAAACTAcgtcgtcggaaattaatttaaaaacacaatcGCGGTGGTTGGCCGAAAGAAAAAACGTGGCAACCGCATGAACAAAGGTGGAGACGTGCCGAGGTAAACGCTAGAATCTCCGTGCGGCTGCCACTTGAAAGTTGAAGCGCGGTGATTGGGCACGGCCCGAGTCTCCAGCAccctatattaaattattattcattatctCGGCTCGCCACAGCCTCGCGCCCTTTTTAGACAGCAATTTCACCCGCTACTCCCGCTGATATTTCCGCCGCGACATCTCGCAAGAACGCTAAGCTTTTCCCGCGAAAGCAACTGCGAagggtaaaaaagaaaaaaatggggTACGGCCATTTAAACGGGGACTCTGGGATCGGCGAATCCGCCGGGTTCGACGTGAAACGGGGACTCGTAATTCTCAATGAATCCGAAAGCAACTGTCAATACGTGAAATTAAACGGTCAATAAAGCTTGGCGAACGGCAGCGTAGAGCTTTCCCCGCGATCTATAAAACGCGGGAAATAACCGCGAATAATGCTCCGGTTCGATCCCTTTACGTCGTCGCCGCGGAACGGTGAGTCGTTATATCCGTTTCCCAGAGACCGGATAATAAAGCGATTCCAAAGAGGTCCCCCTAAAACGCTTTTAATTGGTCGTTACCGTGCGATGCAACCGAGCGCCGCGGTTTTTCTCGAGATGGAAGGCACGACCGGAAGAAAGGGCGTTGAAAACTTAGAACGaacccttctctctttctctctctcacaccgGGAAAGCCTCGAATTACGATGATAATTACGAATAACGGGCGCAAAAAGGAAAGTTGCGCGGTGTAATTAAAGGGAAGAGAGAATTATGGAAGAAGAGGGAAAGCGGAGCTACATCGATCACCGGTATTTACATTCGCTCTGAACGGTATGTTTTTTAATATATGCGTGACACGATACAAGGACGGTTAATCGTTGAAATTGAAAGCCCCGCTGGCCGAAATCACGCGGCTTCCCGAGGAAACCGAGCTCGCGTGTCATGGCCGATAACGCTAAGTTGGAGGCTTAGCTTAGAGGAAATAAAGATAAATGACGGCATTTCGTGCGGGACAAATTGAAAGTGGAAGAGTGTCGTCATATATCAGTATTTGTTCTCGCTTCTTGCGCATCGCCAATAACCCGTGACATCTCGAGAACCTATTTTTTCCAATTAAGAGGCACGGTTACGACGACAGCTCCAGAACTCGAGGGCGACACTCGAATTTCATTAGAACAACCTTCCGTGACTCCTTTCCCCTTTGCGTATCGTTCCTTCTTCGGCCCTCTGCCCCGGAATTTGTTTCGCCACGCGATGACGAGGAGATTACAGCGGAGTTACGAAGCGTTCAGTCGTTGCAGCTCTATTCCACTTTGCGATAAGGTAAGATCAGGTAAGATTAGGTTCGGGTTAGATACCTACgagaacgtcaaacctttcgttcCATAGTCCTCCTGTTCGGTTATTGTCCTTCCATTAAATCGAAAGAACACGAGGAAAAAGAAACGTCGGTTGGAGAAAGATCCGGTTTTCCGTCAGGTCTGGTCAGCGGCTCATAAGCCACGGTGGGAAACAGCGACGTTGTCGCGCGAGCGAAATGCCGAAACTTGGAAACCCCCTGGTTCATCCGGCGAAGACGCGGATGGTACGAGGAAATAAAAACCGGGTAACACGGTGGCGCGGTTTCCAATCTGACACAGACAAATCGCGTCCCGTTGGCAAGCACCGAATCGGAGCAACGCCGCCGACTAGCCCGTCATAATGCTGAGCGATCGTCCAGAAACGCATCTTATTTGTCGAAAACCGAATCCATTCCGAGTCTCGTTTCCTTTTAGATATCCTGCCTGATAGTTCCCATCCACGCCGGGGAAAACTATTCGTCTTGGCGGAGCTTTTCCGTTCCAACTGTTTCAAGGATGAAATAAGTCCGCGCGGTTTCAGCTCGCTCTGCCCCCGAGGCTGCGGAATTGTGGTTATAAATTCGAAACAAATTGGAGAAGACGGGGAACGGCGGGCTGACTGATCACTCCGCGATATTCGAAACGCCGTTCGGCGCTGCCGGAATTTGATAATCTCGAATATCGCGGGCATATCTCGTGCATGATCGCGACAATTACGCGTAACGATAGAATTCGAGTCTGGCGGAAAATAACGAGCATGTTTGTTTTCGTTTGCAGGTTTCGTTACTCGATTTATTACCGTTCGACTCCTGTTTCATTACTCCCGTTATCGATTTGCGTTCATCGTAATACGAGGCTTTTTAGGTAGGAACGTAGCTAAAGATCGTTCGCAACGGGCCTTCCCGTAGGAAAGTAACTCTATCACGAAGCTTCGATCAAATCGTCGCTTCCTTGGTATCGGCTGCTGTCACTCTCCGAGGAAACTAGATTATAACGCGTAACACGGTTTCGAATCGACGGTAACTATATTCTAAGTTTCGACCGAACGCAACTGCGATTCGGTCGCGATTCAATCCCGAATTAGATCCTCGAATCCTTGGCCGGGTAAAGTTTCCGGCCTATCATATCCGATAACACGTTCGGTCCGCCACGCGGTATCGATTTTCCCCGCGATTCGCATCCCGATCTCGATGACGCGAAAATTAAAAGATCCTACCGCGGTGCATCCGCGGGGAAGGTAAACAGGGAGAGAACCCTGGCCCGAGCAACTTTTCTAACCAGGAAAAGTTTAATTACGTTTTCGTTAAGCTTTGACATGGCCGATCCGATTACAAGGAAGAAAAGTTTTGCCGCGGCAGAGGGcagggaaaaatgcatgcgagTTGGCCGCGCGTACGCAGCGGCTGTCGGTTTTCCAGCTTTCGACAGGGACCTATGTCGGAGATAATTTACATGGAAATGAGGATCGGCATTGATTTTACGTCGAAGCCAGTAACAGAACTAGCCCGGTGATAGATTGTCCCGCTACCTGACGTCGATCAAGTTTTCTTGTCGAAAAGCCAGAGTGGAATTCCCCCTTCGTTCGACGCCCTCCTGGCCGCCCGTTTCCTTCTATCCATCCTCCAATCCTCTCTCGCTTACCAGACGAATGGAAATTTCTCTCCGGCCAGTGATCCTCTACGTGTCGAAACACGCGTCACACGCTATgcttttccattttttatccCCCGTTCCGGCCGCGATCTCGTCGCAACTCGCCGCAACGCGGATGGTTTAGTTTGAAGTTCTCGCAGGCGGAAACAGGAAAGACGCCGGGTTCCACGTAAATGAAACGAAATGCACCGCGAATAAATCTTTTTCCccttttcttcttctccttcctcttcttcttcttcttcttcttcttcttcttcttcttcttcttcttcctctttccatttttaaaacGACATCGAAGGGAAAAGCAATTCGAGTCCGGCTAGATGCAACCGCATAAATCTTGGCTGTAACCGAGAAACACCGCGTCGAGCAGGACGACCCGAGTAGTCGTAGGAATTGCCGCAAAACTCCGGCTTCTTCTCCGGTTTCcggcgaacgaacgaacgaagaaTCCAGGGTCGCGTGATTCGTCTAATTAATCCGAAACACGGAGAAAAGAGTAGAGGAGAATCGGGAGAACGATCCCGAAGACTTCCGAAGCTGTTCTCGTTCGATTTTCCGCGCGTATCGCGCGCGCGACAAACACGCGTCGTGTCACGGTGCACGACGGTGAAATTGCGCCATTAATTTAACAAGCGACGCGCCGCACATTTCCCCGTAATTTCCGGCAGGGTCATTAAGGCGACGCTTGTATTTCTTGTAACCGTATTATCGAAAAATCTACGGGCTCGGAAATTGCCGGGATCGGCAAGACTATAGATCGCAGACAGGATCACCTTTACCGAGCTGTAATGGAACCCCGTGAACAGGCTCGGGTCATCGCGTTCCCTTATTCATCGTAGCGCGAGTCGAAACGCAACGATACGCCTGAAAAAACGTCACGGAGCAATGACACTGAAAATATCGGGCGGAAGTTTGGTCGGTGTACAACAACCCTAGGGGAGGGAAAAGCAGCAGCGCAATTGCTATCGAGTAGAACGTGTTTTTTCCCCCCCGGTTTTAATCGACTCTGAAAATTGGCGAGGCTGCGCGATAAATCATCGCTCGGAGATAAACGGGCTGCTGGCACAAAGACCGGCTTCCGGCGCGGCGGAAATGCAAAATCACCTGCAAATTCGATACGAAGGAACAATCGATGAACCCTTGTTACGATCCCTGGTAGAAGAGCACGCCGAGCGAAGCTTCGCCACTTCTTTCGCCTTTGTGCAGCATCGGACGGAACTGAAATCGCTCGGCCGCAATGTTCCAATAAGTCCGTGAATATCTATAAAAATGTCCGACATGTTTCCGAAACTTTAAATCGCCGGCTATTATTCCGACGAGGAGTAGACGAGTCGAACGAAAGTTTCCCGATAAATCATCGTGAAAAACCGAACAGGGCCGAGGCTGAAGGGACGGGGAACGGACGGGAAACGGAGGAGAGAGAAGGGGGGAGTAAAGAGAGTAGTTGCGAaactaataaatattaataccgtATGCTTACTTCATAATCGATCGAGACCCGAGCATCCTTTTCTCCGACCATTCCAACCAACCTGCCTGCGTACAACGAATTAAGTTTGTATTTTTTCCATGTACAACTTTCGAAATTATTTCACCCTTTTCGCCCCCGTGACTGTTTTCCAATCGTTTATCGTTCGGCCAATAGAAACGGATTCGTCCTGTCAGACGCGCGATCGGGAAAAATCCGATAAATCCGTCGTTGCACTCGCACTGCGTGAATTCTCGTAAACGTCGCGATATATTTCAGTGATTATGCGACCTATATCGCGCGATATCTAGGGGAGtaacgagagaaagaaaaaaagagggAACGGGAATTAGTTTGGAATTGTAACGAATATCGGGAATATTGCGAGCGCGCGTCCGCGAGCAGCAGAACGCGATTTATCCAGGACGATGAATTTCACTCGTAATATATGCCGAACACACAACACCACGCGTGAATGTGGTTGTTTTCGAAAACATAGTACGAATAATTATCTCGGTCCACGTCCCACAGGCACTGAAACCCCGTGTGTATGCTTTGATCAAGACGTTGAACTATCGTCACCTGTACTACCAATTTGTACCTGGCAagcagaaaaaaagaaagaaacattgGATTACGGGCGAACGGTATCGAGTGGAGTAATGCCTTATAAAAAAAAACCGGCGTCCCCGCGTCGTTGCGACACGGTTGCGCTCTCGACCTGCACCCCGGCCAATTAAATCCCGAATTAGAAACGGCAGGGACGATTTTTCGCGACAACAGCTGTTACGAAAGAATTTACGAGGGAACGCCGGGGTGAGTCGGTTCCAGAGTCGTTAGCATCGCAAACGTTTCACGTTTACGCGGCGAAAAATCCGGACGCGTTGCTACCTATCGAAATCCTTTTTGCACAGCATATTTTGCAAGTCAGATCCAATCTCGAAACATAATTTCGCCATGTGAGTCGGGTGATAGGACGTCACCGGCGACAGCTTACTCTCCATCGTCTGCTTCACCATCTGATCGACCACCTCGATGTGGAAAGGATGAAACGATTCCAGCCGGTAGGTGTTCTGGTACTTGGGAATCTACGCGTATTTCGATCGAAACGTCGCCTCGATTAATCTTTCGCATCGATACTAGCATTTTGCGCGTTGCTTAGGGATCGAACCCTTCCCGGTCATTCTACCTACCTTCACTCGATCTCCGCGTTTGTGGAAAAACACGCGACTGGCTGAACTGAAGCCAGAGATCCTCGACATCAGCCTCTTCTTGCTCTGAAGCGACATCGAGACTGTTCACCGGAGCAATTCGGATTAACCTTATCGTCTATTTCTACCTGACGTTTACCTCGTTGAACTGTACTTGTCTCATGCTGAGCTTTCGTAAATTCGGGTTCGAACGGAATCTCGAAGAGCGCGTCTCGTTGACCTGTTTGCTTTGCTGTTGGTTCATGATCGGAAAGTCTAAGATGATTTCGGTGAGCGGGCAATGGTAAAATCGGGAAACAAAAGAACGTTCGTGGAGATGAAGTGCGCACTCGTATCGCAATGGAATAAACTAAAGACGCGAGAGCCAGAGGATTAATACGTCGCACCGTGCACGGCAACTGTTTCATTCGGCTCCTCGGTATCCGCTAATCCGTCTTCTTTCGCCAATCCAGacgatttattttcattctcgAGCGGACTATGGTAAGATACTAATCGTTACAGGTACGTCTTTCGATTCTCGTTTAATAAATTAGTC
This is a stretch of genomic DNA from Lasioglossum baleicum unplaced genomic scaffold, iyLasBale1 scaffold2383, whole genome shotgun sequence. It encodes these proteins:
- the LOC143221426 gene encoding dynein light chain Tctex-type protein 2B, encoding MNQQQSKQVNETRSSRFRSNPNLRKLSMRQVQFNESKKRLMSRISGFSSASRVFFHKRGDRVKIPKYQNTYRLESFHPFHIEVVDQMVKQTMESKLSPVTSYHPTHMAKLCFEIGSDLQNMLCKKDFDRYKLVVQVTIVQRLDQSIHTGFQCLWDVDRDNYSYYVFENNHIHAWCCVFGIYYE